A genomic window from Plasmodium coatneyi strain Hackeri chromosome 13, complete sequence includes:
- a CDS encoding SICA antigen: MAPKNKFDELKEEWLKRNNYGVKENRNLGETKLMNEIASWVNEMLREMVDEGSKELSKELCEGMNEKEGKGMTPGEIEVCAFIVKNLWDMRKRSMSQCRKGEINSEMKEYVQCAVMNAWIDEYWSAHCERAKNVISNALAVMEELNEGFSTGDGCEECKYKELEPMEILGRVSMLSIIRGAMNGNPKVTQLIRENQTPKEKCTPEEKNDKIWSDFKKTFDDLISRFKEHEPDEIKKLCGEIKADGFGSVDNKKELCKAMLRIRYFINGIKGGKGRGGEPNIEKLTDIQSYQRCIVGMITMLEFFQWHCKFEEIAQYVVGPMEAMLDVYGLNGKFEKCKIVDTKSLVIGQKVVRDEIKKWIKDVKGSIGRVQQIRTVGEDHCKGENHAQKQKEEEEKNRENVIKLFGREKKEELGILTNTSNDFPMEHVEKKLKEIDKVGAGDTKRGQLEKEIEEIIGNTSGCSAHLGSKVLNEEEENWGELFTKFSNHPLDSDTHYDRDKFNAMAVWCEGDDSDAVNLKEHKEFCQLLLKNLLMVKEINYSCEKETLEHGGKKWCVKACDLLNIWLMHIRDVCVSEDVIKGVFTRVHAADELFGGTGEYTECMYGRISNLRRDDDDILNNILKWMECKKGEGELDEIHKKNWCTASSALKRSKGWTQWKNQNTDRNRELQGEEYMKKLNEEATKKEHILQKMQSIVGLQPQPPPPPVQPLTRQGKDCRKINDLCQRAKCVSTQWFKDRMDKTIGNQNWCTFWDTDVPGKLTGLSEKLAKNDPEVDPLCEKIYGKNTTLSETEKNACISIIKGLKHIYNIEVDLSKIDPKKNYAEEKKKKENSRIFHQTIKCIFLNAYADKLKKEVKSPCNITEETITEAFKRGNKKKDDWCEEKKKKNGGDCFECKREANFKDCTLHVDEALLNKPPGIRCEQYNKNIKGKLDDMLKNDTKITTTLTAINNINNTLCNRVNCVTVKWFENRMGPNGRSGTSKQNWCTFWLQHDVGRVFRGLSNAMTNKRGDTDNYCNKVGQEDSAERKVCQYITRGLEYIYKITKNEVPKSITNKENKAKLEKQYADDQPFDQVVGCLFLNVYADRIKHKCLAAEAGIEHAFMKSEQIKNGTSPCSGEGNNCVTCTRKPNFDCTLNVEADLLNKGASGTCENDRINIQNKLGKMLDPRTNGDPSVQPALKALNNICPTKPPEAPQPQAAKPAAETTTSKGTENTTPSKKCENMDQINDAEQLGACLDAMDNQISAIPGSIADNDDTPLSGTWVSPGGKAGTASGPTHTHSRTPSTVTDTQTPASSNSVASSSSGTGSGARGAGVGGAKDTATSKDSSPTTPDVDIKGPKVDVPLTPPGGPNLGLSSGTTQLGTGLQGSVSNGPRSKKLTPKNAAKFLPLKPYFALPGKRKRYRRAPQIRGPSLEQKIVDHVDDQADGQHGYTLVKDRKPRSVPTKRTRSPKKRPDRRGVGRRTIIDIHLEVLDECQRGDTKVDQEDFFEILVQEFMGSNFIKEENVPKEEVASSDSGFRIDVPKEQGRSVDSGLGFREKGFVPKEGVPKEQVPSSDSGFREEDFFPKGRSL; encoded by the exons atggctccAAAGAATAAGTTTGACGAATTGAAAGAGGAGTGGTTGAAGAGGAACAACTATGGAGTAAAGGAGAATAGGAACTTGGGAGag ACAAAATTAATGAACGAAATAGCATCTTGGGTTAATGAAATGTTAAGGGAAATGGTAGACGAAGGGAGTAAAGAACTTAGTAAAGAACTATGCgaaggaatgaatgaaaaagaaggaaaaggaatgacACCGGGAGAAATAGAAGTGTGCGCCTTCATTGTCAAGAATTTGTGGGatatgagaaaaagaagtatgaGTCAATGCAGGAAGGGTGAAATTAATTcagaaatgaaagaatacGTCCAATGTGCAGTAATGAATGCATGGATTGATGAATATTGGAGTGCGCATTGTGAAAGGGCAAAAAACGTCATAAGCAATGCACTCGCTGTAATGGAGGAACTGAACGAAGGATTCAGTACGGGGGATGGATGTGAAGAATGTAAATACAAGGAATTGGAGCCCATGGAAATATTGGGGAGGGTCAGTATGTTAAGTATTATTCGTGGTGCTATGAATGGGAATCCGAAAGTTACGCAATTAATAAGGGAAAATCAAACaccgaaggaaaaatgtacgccagaagaaaagaat GATAAAATATGGAGTGATTTCAAGAAAACATTTGATGACTTAATCAGTAGATTTAAGGAACATGAGCcggatgaaataaaaaagctcTGTGGTGAAATCAAGGCAGATGGTTTTGGAAGTGTcgacaataaaaaagaactttGTAAAGCTATGTTACGAATAAGATATTTTATAAATGGAATTAAgggagggaaaggaagagggggCGAGCCGAATATTGAAAAATTGACCGACATACAGTCATACCAAAGGTGTATTGTAGGAATGATAACTATGTTAGAGTTTTTCCAATGGCATTGTAAGTTTGAAGAAATTGCGCAATATGTAGTAGGACCAATGGAAGCAATGTTAGATGTGTATGGACTGaatggaaaatttgaaaagtgtAAAATAGTAGACACTAAAAGTTTAGTAATAGGTCAAAAGGTCGTGAGggatgaaattaaaaagtggaTAAAAGATGTTAAGGGATCAATAGGAAGAGTGCAACAAATAAGGACGGTAGGTGAAGACCATTGTAAGGGAGAGAATCATgcacaaaaacaaaaggaagaggaagaaaagaataggGAAAATGTTATAAAGTTATTCggaagggagaagaaagaagagttAGGGATATTGACTAATACCAGTAATGATTTTCCCATGGaacatgtggaaaaaaaattaaaggaaataGATAAAGTTGGAGCAGGTGATACAAAAAGAGGGCAGTTGGAGAAGGAAATAGAGGAAATAATAGGGAATACATCAGGTTGTTCTGCACACTTAGGAAGTAAAGTCCTGAACGAGGAGGAAG AAAACTGGGGGGAACTATTTACAAAATTCTCAAATCATCCTCTAGATAGTGACACTCATTATGATAGGGACAAATTTAATGCAATGGCAGTTTGGTGTGAAGGGGATGATAGTGACGCAGTTAATTTGAAGGAACATAAGGAATTTTGCCAATTGTTGCTAAAGAATTTACTAATGGTGAAAGAAATTAATTATTcatgtgaaaaagaaacactAGAGCatggaggaaagaaatggtGTGTTAAAGCTTGTGATTTATTGAATATATGGTTAATGCATATACgtgatgtgtgtgtatcCGAGGATGTTATTAAAGGAGTGTTCACAAGAGTGCATGCAGCAGATGAACTTTTCGGGGGTACAGGGGAATACACAGAGTGTATGTATGGAAGGATTAGTAATTTAAGGAGagatgatgatgatattttaaataatatactgAAATGGATGGAATGTAAGAAGGGAGAGGGAGAGTTAGATGAAATTCATAAGAAGAATTGGTGCACTGCGAGCAGTGCACTAAAAAGATCAAAAGGATGGACTCAATGGAAAAATCAAAATACAGATAGGAACAGGGAGCTGCAGGGAGAGGAGTATATGAAAAAACTGAACgaagaagcaacaaaaaaggaacatatatTGCAGAAAATGCAGTCCATTGTGGGCTTACAACCCCAACCACCACCTCCCCCCGTCCAACCACTAACCCGACAAG GCAAGGACTGTAGAAAGATTAACGACTTATGTCAGCGCGCCAAATGTGTATCAACACAATGGTTTAAGGACAGAATGGATAAAACGATAGGAAATCAGAACTGG tgtacattttgggaCACGGACGTCCCAGGAAAATTGACAGGTTTGTCtgaaaaattagcaaagaaCGACCCAGAGGTCGATCCTCTGTGCGAGAAAATTTATGGGAAGAATACTACACTAAGTGAAACAGAGAAGAACGCATGTATCTCCATTATTAAGggattaaaacatatatacaacattGAGGTAGATCTGAGTAAGATAGAtccaaagaaaaattatgcagaagaaaaaaagaagaaggagaataGTAGAATATTCCATCAAACTATCAAATGCATCTTCCTGAATGCATATGCTgataaattgaaaaaggaggTTAAATCCCCATGTAATATCACGGAAGAAACTATAACTGAAGCATTTAagagaggaaataaaaagaaggatgattggtgtgaggagaagaaaaagaagaatggagGTGACTGTTTTGAATGTAAAAGGGAAGCTAACTTTAAAGATTGCACACTACACGTGGATGAAGCATTGTTGAATAAGCCACCAGGTATAAGATGTGAGCaatacaataaaaatataaaagggaAGTTGGATGACATGCTCAAGAACGACACTAAAATAACAACAACCCTAACAgctataaataatataaataataccTTATGTAATCGCGTAAATTGTGTAACAGTAAAATGGTTTGAAAATAGAATGGGTCCAAATGGGAGAAGTGGGACTTCAAAGCAAAACTGG TGCACATTTTGGCTGCAGCACGACGTTGGACGCGTATTTAGGGGACTGTCTAATGCTATGACTAATAAAAGGGGAGACACCGACAACTATTGTAATAAAGTCGGGCAGGAGGACAGTGCAGAAAGAAAGGTATGTCAATATATTACTAGGGGgttagaatatatatataaaattacaaagaacGAAGTGCCGAAAAGTATAACAAACAAAGAGAATAAGGCAAAGTTAGAAAAGCAATATGCTGATGATCAACCATTTGATCAAGTTGTGGGATGCCTCTTCCTGAATGTGTACGCTGATAGAATAAAGCACAAATGCCTAGCAGCCGAGGCGGGCATAGAACACGCTTTCAtgaaaagtgaacaaattaaaaatggaacatcTCCATGCAGTGGGGAGGGTAATAATTGTGTTACTTGCACAAGGAAACCTAATTTTGATTGCACACTGAACGTGGAGGCAGACCTGTTGAATAAGGGCGCAAGTGGAACGTGCGAAAATGACAGAATTAATATACAGAACAAGTTGGGTAAAATGCTCGACCCAAGGACAAACGGGGATCCAAGTGTACAGCCAGCTCTGAAAGCATTAAATAACATATGTCCAACCAAACCACCAGAAGCACCACAACCACAAGCTGCCAAACCGGCAGCAGAAACTACAACTTCTAAGGGTACTGAAAATACCACTCCAAGtaagaaatgtgaaaatatgGACCAAATTAATGATGCTGAACAGTTGGGAGCATGTCTCGATGCTATGGATAATCAAATTAGTGCCATTCCTGGTAGTATTGCTGATAATGATGATACCCCACTTAGCGGTACCTGGGTATCACCAGGTGGCAAAGCAG GTACAGCATCAggtcctacacatacacactcCCGAACTCCAAGTACAGTAACAGACACACAAACACCTGCATCTTCCAATTCCGTTGCAAGTTCCAGTTCTGGTACTGGCTCAGGTGCTCGGGGTGCTGGAGTTGGTGGTGCTAAGGACACTGCTACTTCCAAAGACTCATCACCGACGACTCCTGATGTGGATATAAAGGGTCCTAAGGTAGACGTACCATTAACTCCACCAGGAGGACCAAATCTTGGTCTATCATCAGGAACAACACAATTAGGAACAGGTCTACAGGGATCAGTTTCAAATGGTCCgcgaagtaaaaaattaacaccGAAAAATGCCGCAaagttccttccccttaaACCA tATTTTGCCTTGCCTGgtaaaagaaaacgttacagaagagctcctCAAATACGTGGTCCCTCGTTAGAACAGAagattgttgaccatgtggatgaccaggcagatggtcAACATggatataccttagtaaaggaccGAAAACCAAGATCTGTTCCAACGAAAAGGACGAGGAGCCCAAAAAAACGTCCTGATCGCCGTGGTGTAGGTCGCCGCactattattgatattcatttagaagttttagacgaatgtcaaagggGGGACACAAAAGTGGATCAggaggacttttttgaaattttggttcaggaatttatgggaagcaattttataaaagaagaaaatgttcctaaggaagaggttgcaagttcagattccggatttaggatagatgttcctaaggaacagggtCGAAGTGTAGattcaggtttagggtttagggagaaaggctttgttccaaaggaaggtgttcctaaggaacaggttccaagttcagattccgggtttagggaagaagacttttttcctaagggaagaagtttgtaa
- a CDS encoding SICA antigen yields the protein MGTFRDLNELVNEWIKAKGKEETDGKKKLVQEIKTWIQAMHAEVDQNDLDIARVGCENIYENGNTLKEEEKELCAFLVAHLLKMQEQMRTVSGNDPVDVKIKDYIQCVMRQVLFSAYRSSYCRFKEIMESVEEAMYTLCDGIAQGEKCNKCRYTTIKIEHVNKVNIHGLIIEKLNVQRGMLQKIHSMLPRSLCNGNSGRKNSVSQLGPSGSGHGTRTTESATTTTVSGQQTHPPNEAGDVARSATNSATSRDPAGWGDLLFILSPEQPEMIITRAPDNRYNHKMVEEHQGESGSRKNLYLSLRCRHSEWTNVLWGEIKDRVSDFSREISKSTANVDNVCNSITGADEKTKKVCQYITAGLKYTYGIEKETDRSKDKNPEYNWKLKTTTACMVLNAYGDILKEQGNLCITEETLKKAFTTGQGIKNSACKESSCGDCQRDTCADLPINGKNLRKKIKDELQKNDKIQETLRDINNFCTRIQCVIKKWFPNRGRTESDKGDVNTLWNHDVKKLLNNLSGAMTTTDTPDEKLCNGMEEKSRKACELILKGLKHIYKIKKGDDRSNPKKVLDDQIFHRTMSCLLLNAYAKKIEEKAQERGNCEVKSGIQYAFQKSKDIKDGTTECKDDNNCHVCQKESYEQCEINHEKIKDRVNKLLDGKKDEIQTTLTTICPPPAPIPKAKSQTTSTKDCNGDITCLNEKVGQMFQKRWSATKEQVYSLFDEFSSEVDENDKKSSFGTVCDEIAERSTTQGKNFPRCFCKILIKNLVKVTNNKSTYTYNGNTWNVSDINIKARCDLLNLWLLLYGPKYKVTEDNIKYAFRAISNLKQLYGQNEYEECIHKGNFSVNEADDGARYKDIYSWFMNERIKTKMWKISDGSACSTRSRAQNHSTILPKKELEEINPQLETKAESIAKEIEKKLPIVEEIDGEINSTKSALPTSQSSSTGSNCSNIKIQGVENDEEGIELLSLHFNLHRINISYIVCNVLYCMSIKRNILNVEVYSCLYYLCIIFVEEWEEVFTEFFNYAVQDGKGYNYEEVEAMSAWCKSEEDKDMFNKPEHKDFCKTLIKNILLVKNSGHECVTKGKTNEHGKPCVKKCDLLNMWLMIMADYCVPMEIVKPIFKAVEEVRGDFFGIEDNAECMYGKISILDKTNASRLQEVLDWLRRKARKGCFGNTDKYGVCKRWSDNYVARSKGKSGSSVSKKHLNGKLKDWVDKLEEAKGKTETVLKEIREAAAKPPTTGEQPASGAKDTAGSTKPATENTTPDITKRTNSGSETQTSDQLSKTDKDKQGECEASSKSISAQHDFGAVSLSAGCISRKELGESDLSQFPEAVFIDPSAIPPGVVVPEDDSKDTEKKGVQDIDGAEIQGTGDQKPDSGDKSPLPAADGGNVGVNQSGSKDVIGGEVGNSLSSPDNSVPGQPAVVPASSQSPLEEQPPQKADAEIHNPSAPVVPGVAPGVGTAGSVTIQTPTVSRTRAKIKTVPKTPKVLPLINRIDHPFLPYLPTIPVLIGTSVISYLLWKYFAVSGKRKRYKRAHQVRGPSSLGEQLLDRVDDQDDGPHEYTLVKERKPRRPPRRSSGKKAVSRRMIIDIHLEVLDECQKGVLHSTKEDYFTILVEEFMGRNFVKGENVLKEGVPKEQIPSTDSRFSEEDFFPREEVSKEQLPMVDVPKEQVASSDSGF from the exons atgggaacattCAGGGATTTGAACGAACTGGTGAATGAATGGATTAaagcaaaagggaaggaggagacTGACGGAAAG AAGAAGCTGGTgcaggaaataaaaacatgGATTCAGGCAATGCATGCTGAAGTTGATCAGAACGATCTGGATATTGCAAGGGTAGGGTGCGAGAACATTTACGAGAATGGAAATACGttgaaagaggaagagaaagagtTGTGTGCATTCCTTGTGGCACATTTGTTGAAAATGCAGGAACAAATGAGAACTGTATCTGGGAATGATCCTGTGGAtgtgaaaataaaggacTATATTCAATGTGTTATGAGGCAAGTATTGTTCAGCGCATACAGAAGTAGTTATTGTAGGTTCAAGGAAATTATGGAAAGCGTAGAAGAGGCAATGTATACCTTATGCGACGGAATTGctcagggggaaaaatgcaataAATGCAGATATACGACAATTAAAATTGAGCATGTGAATAAGGTAAATATCCACGGTCTAATAATTGAGAAGTTAAATGTACAAAGGGGGAtgttacaaaaaatacataGCATGCTCCCCAGGAGCTTGTGTAATGGAAATAGTGGGAGAAAGAATAGTGTATCACAATTAGGTCCATCGGGTAGTGGTCATGGTACAAGGACAACAGAGTCagcaacaaccacaacagTGAGTGGACAACAAACACATCCTCCGAACGAAGCAGGAGATGTTGCACGTAGTGCAACAAACAGTGCAACTAGCAGAGATCCTGCAGGTTGGGGAGaccttttatttattctcaGTCCAGAACAGCCCGAAATGATAATAACTCGTGCTCCAGATAACAG ATACAATCACAAAATGGTGGAAGAGCACCAGGGGGAATCAGGAAGTCGGAAGAATTTATATTTGTCACTGAGGTGTAGACACTCAGAATGGACT AATGTCCTGTGGGGCGAAATCAAGGATAGGGTCAGCGACTTCTCCAGAGAAATATCTAAAAGCACTGCAAACGTAGACAATGTGTGCAATAGCATTACGGGAGCagatgaaaaaacaaagaaggtATGCCAATACATTACTGCAGGATTAAAATATACTTATGGaattgaaaaggaaacaGATAGAAGTAAGGATAAGAACCCTGAGTATAACTGGAAATTGAAGACTACTACGGCTTGTATGGTATTGAATGCGTACGGGGACATATTAAAGGAGCAGGGAAATTTATGTATAACAGAAGAAACCTTGAAAAAAGCGTTTACTACTGGACAGGGGATTAAGAACTCTGCATGCAAAGAATCTTCATGTGGAGATTGCCAGAGAGATACGTGCGCGGATCTTCCtattaatggaaaaaatctacggaaaaaaattaaagatgAACTCCagaaaaatgacaaaatacAAGAAACTCTGCGTGATATAAATAACTTTTGCACACGAATACAATGTGTAATAAAGAAATGGTTCCCTAATAGAGGTCGTACGGAATCCGACAAGGGTGACGTC AATACATTGTGGAACCATGACgtcaaaaaattattgaatAATCTGTCTGGTGCTATGACCACTACAGATACACCTGATGAGAAATTATGCAATGGCATGGAAGAGAAAAGTAGAAAGGCATGTGAACTCATTCTTAAGGgtttaaagcatatatataaaattaaaaagggggatgacCGCAGCAATCCAAAGAAGGTTCTGGACGACCAAATATTCCACCGAACTATGTCATGCCTCCTTCTAAATGCATACGCaaagaaaatagaagaaaaggcACAGGAGAGAGGCAATTGTGAAGTAAAGAGTGGCATACAATATGCCTtccaaaaaagtaaagacaTTAAGGATGGAACAACTGAGTGCAAGGATGATAATAATTGTCACGTATGCCAGAAGGAGAGCTACGAACAGTGCGAAATAAACCATGAAAAGATAAAAGACAGGGTGAATAAATTGCTCGATGGGAAGAAGGACGAAATACAAACAACACTAACTACTATATGTCCACCACCTGCTCCAATCCCCAAAGCCAAATCCCAAACAACAAGTACCAAGGATTGTAACGGTGACATTACATGTTTGAATGAAAAGGTCGGCCAAATGTTCCAAAAGCGATGG aGTGCAACAAAGGAGCAAGTGTATAGTTTATTCGATGAATTTTCTAGTGAAGTTGACGAAAATGATAAGAAAAGTAGTTTTGGGACTGTGTGTGATGAAATTGCAGAACGTTCTACTACACAGGGGAAGAACTTTCCCAGATGCTTTTGTAAGAttcttataaaaaatttagtgAAAGTAACAAACAACAAGAGCACATACACCTACAACGGCAATACGTGGAATGTGAGTGATATTAATATTAAGGCACGATGTGATCTATTAAACTTatggttattattatatggGCCAAAGTATAAGGTAACGGAGGACAATATTAAATATGCGTTTCGTGCAATATCTAATTTGAAACAACTGTATGGGCAAAATGAATATGaggaatgtatacataaaggGAATTTTTCAGTGAACGAAGCGGATGATGGTGCTCGTTACAAGGACATTTATAGTTGGTTCATGAATGAGCGCATTAAAaccaaaatgtggaaaataagTGACGGGTCTGCATGCAGTACAAGGAGCAGGGCGCAAAACCACAGTACTATACTTCCAAAGAAGGAactggaagaaataaatccACAGTTGGAGACCAAAGCAGAGTCCATTGCTAAAGAAATAGAGAAGAAGCTTCCCATAGTTGAAGAAATTGACGGGGAAATAAATTCCACTAAATCAGCACTTCCCACCTCCCAGTCATCATCCACTGGGTCCAACTGTTCCAATATAAAAATTCAAGGTGTTGAGAATGACGAGGAAGGTATAGAGTTACTTTCCCTTCACTTTAATCTACATAGAATAAACATAAGTTACATAGTGTGTAACGTGCTCTATTGTATGAGCATTAAAAGGAACATATTGAATGTAGAGGTGTATTCGTGTCTATATTACCtttgtattatatttgtaGAGGAGTGGGAGGAAGTCTTTACAGAATTCTTCAATTATGCTGTACAGGATGGTAAAGGATATAATTACGAAGAAGTAGAAGCAATGTCTGCTTGGTGCAAAAGTGAGGAAGATAAGGATATGTTCAATAAGCCGGAACATAAAGATTTCTGTAAAACgctcataaaaaatatattacttGTGAAAAACAGCGGACATGAGTGTGTGACCAAAGGTAAGACCAATGAACATGGTAAACCATGTGTGAAGAAATGTGATCTACTAAACATGTGGTTAATGATTATGGCTGATTATTGTGTGCCTATGGAAATTGTGAAACCGATTTTTAAGGCGGTAGAAGAAGTAAGGGGTGATTTCTTTGGAATAGAGGACAATGCTGAATGTATGTATGGAAAAATAAGTATTTTAGATAAGACAAATGCAAGTAGACTGCAGGAAGTTCTGGACTGGTTAAGGAGAAAGGCCAGAAAAGGGTGCTTCGGGAATACTGACAAATACGGTGTATGTAAGAGGTGGAGTGATAATTATGTTGCCAGGAGTAAGGGAAAATCAGGAAGTTCCGTGAGTAAGAAACACCTGAATGGGAAGTTAAAAGACTGGGTCGACAAATTAGAAGAAGCTAAGGGGAAAACGGAAACAgtattaaaagaaataagggaAGCTGCTGCgaaaccacctaccaccggGGAACAACCTGCTTCTGGTGCCAAAGACACAGCCGGGTCCACAAAACCAGCAACTGAGAATACTACTCCGGACATTACTAAACGTACTAATAGTGGATCAGAAACACAAACTTCTGATCAACTATCTAAAACAGATAAGGATAAACAAGGTGAGTGCGAAGCAAGCTCTAAGAGCATTAGTGCTCAGCATGATTTTGGAGCTGTTAGCTTAAGTGCAGGGTGCATTTCCAGGAAAGAACTGGGTGAATCTGATCTTTCACAATTCCCGGAGGCTGTATTTATTGATCCGAGCGCGATCCCTCCTG GTGTAGTAGTTCCTGAAGATGACTCTAAGGAtacagaaaagaaaggagttCAGGATATTGACGGAGCAGAAATACAAGGAACTGGTGATCAGAAACCTGATTCAGGTGACAAATCCCCTCTTCCGGCCGCAGACGGCGGTAACGTCGGTGTGAATCAGAGCGGTAGTAAGGATGTTATAGGTGGGGAAGTTGGTAACAGCTTATCGAGTCCTGATAATAGTGTTCCCGGCCAACCTGCCGTTGTTCCTGCTTCTTCACAGAGTCCCCTTGAAGAGCAACCTCCCCAAAAAGCTGATGCTGAAATTCATAATCCCAGTGCACCTGTGGTTCCAGGTGTTGCTCCGGGGGTTGGTACAGCAGGAAGTGTTACTATTCAGACTCCAACTGTATCAAGAACTCgagcaaaaattaaaactgtTCCAAAAACACCAAAGGTTCTCCCACTTATTAACAGGATTGaccaccccttccttccttaccttcctaccattcctgtccTAATTGGTACTTCTGTTataagttatctcctttggaag tattttgcGGTATCTGGcaaaagaaaacgttacaaaagagctcatcaagtacgtggtccttCGTCCTTAGgagaacaactccttgatcgcgtggacgaccaggatgatggtccacatgaatataccttagtaaaggaacgaaaacctAGACGTCCGCCAAGAAGATCATccggaaaaaaagcagttagccgccgcatgattattgatattcatttagaagtcttagatgaatgtcaaaaaggggtcctgcattcgacgaaggaagattaTTTCACCATTCTTGttgaagaatttatgggaaggaattttgtaaaaggagaaaatgttcttaaggaaggtgttcctaaggaacagattCCAAGTACAGATTCCAGGTTTAGTgaagaagacttttttcctagggaagaagtttctaaggaacaacttcctatggttgatgttcctaaggaacaggttgcaagttcagattccgggttttag
- a CDS encoding Peptide chain release factor 1, translating into MIVIGYLLLFGFPLCVFGFRIDQLTPFARKAIPHPRGMRRSSVLHLYMKKEDPSVQNKNCIRIEFRPGVGGEEAMLWSKELLNTYKTFAERINCRVERVHDASESLVVTSPSDVCITKEGQEIKANLYDLFKNESGIHQVKRVPRNESKGKIHSSTATIAVFLHEDEHRKDEVNLKDLIITTFRSSKPGGQNVNKIESGVSILHKPTGMKTECQEERTQEMNKKIAMKRLTQKISQLRHKQSEEQLRGERAKVIKDSNRSSRIRTYNFFRGYITDHVTKRKLDLIYFVKVKLEFLLNVDQ; encoded by the exons ATGATTGTCATAGGTTACCTTCTCCTCTTCGGTTTCCCTCTCTGCGTGTTTGGATTCCGCATAGATCAG CTAACCCCATTTGCAAGAAAAGCGATACCACACCCCAGGGGAATGCGCAGAAGCAGTGTCCTCCATCTGTacatgaaaaaggaagacccATCTGTGCAGAACAAAAACTGCATACGCATCGAATTCCGCCCGGGAGTGGGGGGAGAAGAAGCGATGCTGTGGTCAAAGGAGCTGTTAAAT ACGTACAAAACTTTTGCGGAGAGGATAAACTGCCGAGTCGAACGAGTCCAC GACGCTAGCGAGTCCCTCGTGGTAACATCCCCCTCCGACGTGTGCATAACCAAGGAGGGGCAGGAAATCAAAGCGAATCTCTATGATCTGTTCAAAAATGAGAGCGGCATCCACCAAGTGAAGAGGGTTCCTCGGAATGAGTCCAAG GGTAAAATCCACTCCTCCACGGCCACGATCGCAGTTTTCTTGCACGAAGACGAACACAGGAAAGATGAAGTCAATTTGAAGGACTTGATCATTACGACCTTCCGGTCGAGCAAGCCGGGCGGACAAAACGTTAACAAG ATTGAATCAGGTGTGTCCATCCTGCACAAGCCAACGGGGATGAAGACCGAATGTCAGGAGGAAAG GACTcaagaaatgaacaaaaaaattgccatgAAAAGGTTAACTCAGAAAATTTCCCAACTTCGGCATAAGCAAAGTGAGGAACAGCTCCGGGGTGAAAGAGCCAAagtg ATAAAAGACAGTAACCGGAGCAGCCGCATCAGGACGTACAACTTCTTCAGGGGGTACATAACTGACCATGTGACGAAGCGGAAGCTGGACTTGATATACTTTGTAAAGGTAAAGTTGGAGTTTTTACTGAATGTGGATCAGTA